A genomic region of Scomber japonicus isolate fScoJap1 chromosome 5, fScoJap1.pri, whole genome shotgun sequence contains the following coding sequences:
- the psme3ip1 gene encoding PSME3-interacting protein: MAGGGATGVDLSRKFVSETELDEKRKKRQEEWEKVRKPDDPEEAPEEEYDPRSLFERLQEQKDKKQEDFEEQFKFKNMVRGLDDDETSFLDEVSRQQSLVEKQRRDEEKKELLEYRSAVAKQASADSRPEPEKKTAPKHSGTEQRTSHLSQAHLLAGAVKRRSSSQSSDSSKKQKVEITKATTGNEDRHTEQEEGAGGRARGAENQQTVLTAKTPAAPLNSSQGVLHLPSAAVCVGVLPGLWAYSGSSDSDSSSDSEGSVDAIMLPYPRLNRAYR; encoded by the exons ATGGCAGGGGGAGGGGCAACGGGCGTCGACCTCAGCAGGAAGTTTGTGTCGGAAACAGAGCTtgatgagaagaggaagaagagacagGAGGAATGGGAGAAAGTCCGAAAGCCTGACGACCCAGAGG AGGCCCCCGAGGAGGAGTACGACCCGCGCTCCCTTTTCGAGCGACTGCAGGAGCAGAAAGACAAGAAGCAGGAGGATTTTGAGGAGCAATTCAAATTCA aGAACATGGTGAGGGGATTGGACGACGACGAGACCAGCTTCCTGGACGAGGTCTCCCGGCAACAGAGCCTGGTGGAGAAGCAGCGCAGggatgaggagaagaaggaacTGTTGGAATACAGA AGCGCTGTAGCGAAGCAAGCGTCTGCTGACAGCCGCCCCGAGCCAGAAAAGAAGACAGCGCCTAAACACTCAGGGACGGAGCAAAGGACCAGCCACCTGTCTCAGGCGCATTTATTGGCTGGAGCTGTCAAGAGACGCAG CTCGTCCCAGTCTTCAGACAGCAGTAAGAAACAGAAGGTGGAAATCACAAAGGCGACAACAGGAAatgaagacagacacacag agcaggaggaaggagcaggaggaagagcaaGGGGGGCTGAAAACCAACAAACAGTCCTGACGGCAAAGACCCCCGCTGCTCCCCTGAACTCCAGTCAAGGCGTGTTGCACTTGCCGTCGGCGGCCGTGTGCGTCGGAGTTTTACCGGGACTCTGGGCTTATTCCGGCAGCAGCGACTCTGACAGCAGCTCGGACAGCGAAGGTAGCGTGGATGCAATCATGTTGCCGTACCCCCGGCTTAACAGGGCCTACAGATAG